A single window of Psychromonas ingrahamii 37 DNA harbors:
- the acnB gene encoding bifunctional aconitate hydratase 2/2-methylisocitrate dehydratase, producing the protein MLEAYRKHIAERAEQGIVPQPLNAEQTAALVELLKTPPQGEEAFLVDLLENRIPPGVDEAAYVKAGFLSAIASAETISPIISREHAVKLLGTMQGGYNIQPLISQLDNEKLAPLAVTALSHTLLMFDAFYDVEEKAKAGNVFAQEIIQAWADAKWFLKKPAVAEKMTMSVFKVSGETNTDDLSPAPDAWSRPDIPLHALAMLKLSREGIVADEEGVVGPVKQINALKDKGHPLVYVGDVVGTGSSRKSATNSVLWFMGNDVPFVPNKRAGGVCIGNKIAPIFFNTMEDSGALPIEMDVSKLNTGDVIDIYPHQGVVKNNATGEVITEFQLKTNIILDEVRAGGRIPLIIGRGLTDRARKSLGLETSTVFQLPVEVKPSTKGYTLAQKMVGKACGTEGVRAGQYCEPKMTSVGSQDTTGPMTRDELKDLACLGFSADLVMQSFCHTGAYPKPIDVITHHTLPDFIRNRGGVSLRPGDGIIHSWLNRMLLPDTVGTGGDSHTRFPIGISFPAGSGLVAFAAATGVMPLDMPESVLVRFKGEMQPGITLRDLVNAIPHQAIKEGHLTVEKAGKVNVFSGRTLEIEGLPKLKVEQAFELSDASAERSAAGCSIKLDKEPIIEYLNSNIVMLKWMIAEGYGDVRTISRRIEEMEAWIAKPELMEADEDAEYAAIIEINLNDVKEPLLACPNDPDDVKLLSEVAGQSIDEVFIGSCMTNIGHFRAAGNLLQQFPGQLPTKLWIAPPTKMDAAQLSDEGYYGIFGKVGARTEMPGCSLCMGNQARVGDNTTVVSTSTRNFPNRLGNNANVYLSSAELAAVAAIEGKLPTVDQYMKYAQSLNATAADTYRYLNFDQIKSYMDKANSIIPVKAAS; encoded by the coding sequence GTGCTAGAAGCTTATCGTAAACATATCGCTGAACGTGCCGAGCAAGGCATAGTCCCACAACCTTTGAATGCTGAACAAACTGCGGCATTAGTTGAATTGTTAAAAACTCCACCACAGGGCGAAGAAGCCTTTTTGGTTGATCTTTTAGAAAACCGTATTCCTCCTGGTGTTGATGAAGCTGCCTATGTTAAAGCTGGGTTTTTGTCTGCCATTGCATCTGCTGAAACCATTTCTCCCATTATCTCTCGTGAGCATGCTGTTAAGCTGTTGGGTACGATGCAGGGTGGTTACAATATTCAACCGTTGATTAGCCAACTTGATAATGAAAAGCTTGCGCCGTTAGCCGTCACAGCTCTTTCCCATACATTATTGATGTTCGACGCTTTCTATGACGTTGAAGAAAAAGCGAAAGCGGGTAACGTTTTTGCACAGGAAATAATACAGGCATGGGCTGATGCAAAATGGTTTTTAAAGAAACCTGCTGTTGCAGAAAAAATGACCATGAGTGTATTTAAAGTGTCTGGGGAGACAAATACTGATGATTTGTCTCCAGCCCCCGATGCCTGGTCTCGTCCCGATATTCCATTACACGCTTTAGCGATGTTAAAACTTTCACGAGAAGGCATTGTTGCTGACGAGGAAGGTGTCGTTGGACCGGTTAAACAAATTAATGCACTGAAAGATAAAGGTCACCCGTTAGTTTATGTTGGTGACGTTGTCGGTACCGGCTCTTCGCGTAAATCTGCAACTAATTCAGTTTTATGGTTTATGGGTAACGATGTTCCATTTGTACCTAATAAACGTGCTGGTGGTGTGTGTATTGGTAATAAAATAGCCCCTATTTTCTTTAATACGATGGAAGATTCAGGCGCATTACCTATTGAGATGGATGTCAGTAAATTAAATACCGGTGATGTGATTGATATATATCCTCATCAAGGAGTTGTTAAAAACAACGCTACCGGTGAAGTTATTACTGAATTTCAATTAAAAACAAATATTATTCTTGATGAAGTACGTGCCGGTGGACGAATTCCACTTATTATCGGTCGTGGTTTAACAGATCGTGCGCGTAAATCTTTAGGGCTTGAAACATCGACTGTCTTTCAATTGCCAGTTGAAGTTAAACCTTCAACAAAAGGTTATACGCTGGCACAAAAAATGGTCGGTAAAGCTTGTGGTACTGAAGGCGTACGAGCAGGTCAATATTGTGAGCCTAAAATGACCAGTGTTGGATCGCAAGATACAACAGGCCCAATGACACGTGATGAGCTCAAAGATCTTGCCTGCTTAGGTTTCTCCGCTGATTTGGTTATGCAATCATTCTGCCATACGGGTGCATACCCTAAACCCATTGATGTTATTACGCATCACACTCTGCCTGATTTCATCCGAAATCGTGGTGGTGTTTCTCTGCGCCCTGGTGACGGTATTATCCACTCGTGGTTAAATCGTATGTTATTACCGGATACGGTAGGAACAGGTGGTGATTCTCATACACGTTTCCCGATCGGCATCTCTTTCCCAGCCGGTTCAGGCTTAGTGGCATTTGCTGCAGCGACAGGTGTTATGCCGTTGGATATGCCAGAATCTGTGTTGGTGCGTTTTAAAGGCGAAATGCAGCCAGGCATTACATTACGTGATTTAGTGAATGCAATTCCCCACCAGGCGATAAAAGAGGGCCACTTAACGGTTGAAAAAGCGGGCAAAGTAAATGTGTTCTCTGGCCGTACTTTAGAGATTGAAGGGTTACCAAAACTTAAAGTTGAGCAAGCATTTGAATTATCAGATGCCTCAGCAGAGCGTAGTGCTGCGGGTTGTTCGATCAAGCTTGATAAAGAACCTATTATTGAATACTTAAACTCTAACATTGTGATGCTTAAGTGGATGATAGCCGAAGGTTATGGTGATGTTCGTACTATTTCTCGTCGTATTGAAGAGATGGAAGCCTGGATTGCAAAGCCTGAGTTAATGGAAGCGGATGAAGATGCAGAATATGCCGCTATTATTGAGATTAATCTGAACGATGTTAAAGAGCCTCTTTTAGCTTGTCCAAATGATCCCGATGATGTGAAATTACTGTCAGAGGTTGCTGGCCAATCAATTGATGAAGTCTTCATTGGTTCTTGCATGACCAATATAGGTCATTTCCGTGCAGCAGGTAATTTGCTCCAACAATTCCCTGGTCAATTACCGACCAAGTTATGGATTGCCCCACCAACAAAAATGGATGCTGCGCAACTTTCTGATGAAGGTTATTATGGCATCTTTGGTAAAGTGGGTGCACGAACTGAAATGCCGGGTTGCTCTCTTTGTATGGGTAATCAAGCGCGAGTGGGTGATAATACCACTGTGGTTTCAACTTCAACACGTAACTTCCCTAACCGTTTAGGTAATAATGCTAATGTGTACCTGAGTTCAGCTGAACTCGCTGCAGTTGCCGCTATCGAAGGGAAACTGCCAACGGTTGATCAATATATGAAGTATGCTCAATCCTTGAATGCGACTGCCGCAGATACCTACCGTTACCTGAACTTTGATCAAATAAAAAGTTATATGGATAAAGCAAATAGTATTATTCCGGTGAAAGCTGCCAGCTAA
- the rapZ gene encoding RNase adapter RapZ yields MKLIVISGRSGSGKTIALHVLEDLGYNCIDGVPFQLLAQLIDTVDPKNNKVAISLDIRNLPTDASQIQTLLSSLQQKVEVEIIYLDAISAELIRRYSETRRLHPLSKNKLSLSQALELENELLEPIHKRAALSIDTTTLSIHNLNERLKIHLQGSTKSNLLIIFQSFGFKNIHPDDADYIFDVRFLPNPHWEPTLQKYTGKDQPVKAFLNGHLVVKQTINQIENLFHSWLPYLEENNRNYVTIAIGCTGGKHRSVYVAEQLAAQFKQKYQVQIEHKGLKDQL; encoded by the coding sequence ATGAAATTAATCGTTATCAGCGGGCGCTCCGGTTCAGGAAAAACCATTGCACTTCATGTGTTGGAAGATTTAGGCTATAACTGTATCGATGGTGTGCCATTCCAGTTACTTGCGCAATTAATCGATACTGTAGACCCTAAAAATAATAAAGTTGCGATTAGTTTAGATATTCGTAATTTACCCACCGATGCCAGCCAAATCCAGACGCTGCTGTCGTCATTACAACAAAAAGTTGAGGTAGAGATTATCTACCTTGATGCCATTAGCGCTGAATTAATTCGCCGCTACAGTGAAACAAGGCGTTTACACCCTTTATCTAAAAACAAACTGTCTCTCTCTCAAGCTCTCGAATTAGAAAATGAATTGCTGGAGCCGATCCACAAAAGGGCTGCACTGTCGATCGACACAACTACCCTTTCTATCCATAATTTAAATGAACGTCTTAAAATTCATTTACAGGGGTCGACTAAAAGTAACTTATTGATCATCTTCCAATCTTTTGGTTTTAAAAATATCCACCCTGATGATGCCGATTATATTTTTGATGTGCGTTTTTTACCCAACCCGCATTGGGAGCCCACTTTACAAAAATACACGGGTAAAGATCAACCTGTAAAAGCATTTCTTAATGGTCATCTTGTGGTAAAACAAACGATTAACCAAATTGAAAACCTTTTCCATTCATGGTTGCCGTACCTTGAAGAAAATAATCGTAATTATGTGACCATAGCCATTGGCTGTACGGGCGGAAAACACCGCTCTGTCTATGTAGCAGAACAGCTTGCTGCTCAGTTTAAACAAAAATATCAGGTTCAAATTGAGCATAAAGGATTAAAGGATCAGCTGTAA
- the mgtE gene encoding magnesium transporter: protein MLENSDAQNTQERFNEIDKALESGMFVLARSILDKMHACDVALLLESSPPTKRKILWSLTDHDEQGEILDELNEDAQDSIIALMDATNIVSATEGMDIDDLASILRGIPDSLYQEVLDTMDAQDRHRVEQALSYPEETAGSMMNTDTITLRADVSVDVVLRYLRLKGELPDATDTLYVVNKEDQLIGDVPLSTLLTVDPSLSIEQVMNSKTEMLEVGMDDGEIAKLFERYDLISAPVVDENKHLLGRITIDDVVDIIREEAEHTMMGMAGMDDDEDTYAPVLSSAKRRTVWLALNLVAAFIAASVSNMFEATLEQMATLAVLMTIVPSMGGIAGNQTLALVIRGLAVGHIGKTNARWLIGKEAAIGLINGMIWATLVATAVTLWKGDITVGYIIAGAMFINLSVAGIAGVTIPLIMHKYKIDPALAGGMALTTLTDVIGLFSFLGMATLVLKV, encoded by the coding sequence ATGCTGGAAAATAGCGATGCTCAAAATACCCAAGAAAGATTCAATGAAATAGATAAAGCCCTCGAAAGTGGTATGTTCGTATTAGCTCGTAGTATTCTTGACAAAATGCACGCCTGTGATGTGGCTTTACTGCTTGAATCATCCCCCCCTACCAAGCGTAAAATATTATGGAGTTTGACAGATCATGATGAACAGGGGGAAATACTCGACGAATTAAATGAAGATGCACAGGACAGCATCATCGCATTAATGGATGCAACCAATATAGTATCCGCCACAGAAGGTATGGATATCGATGATCTCGCGTCTATTTTGCGGGGTATTCCAGATAGCCTATACCAAGAGGTATTGGATACTATGGATGCGCAGGATAGACACCGTGTAGAGCAGGCGCTTTCCTATCCAGAAGAGACCGCAGGTTCTATGATGAATACCGATACTATTACACTGCGCGCAGATGTATCGGTTGATGTCGTATTACGCTATTTACGCCTGAAAGGTGAATTGCCGGACGCAACAGACACGCTGTATGTGGTTAATAAAGAAGACCAATTGATTGGCGATGTTCCCCTATCCACCTTATTAACCGTTGATCCTTCTCTTTCTATAGAGCAGGTCATGAATAGCAAAACAGAAATGCTCGAAGTCGGAATGGATGACGGTGAAATTGCCAAGTTATTTGAACGGTATGATTTGATTTCCGCTCCTGTTGTGGATGAAAATAAACACCTTTTAGGCCGTATTACCATTGATGATGTAGTTGATATTATCCGCGAAGAGGCTGAGCACACAATGATGGGTATGGCCGGTATGGACGATGATGAAGATACCTATGCGCCCGTTCTCTCAAGCGCTAAACGACGCACTGTTTGGCTGGCTCTAAATCTTGTTGCCGCCTTTATTGCTGCCTCAGTATCAAATATGTTTGAAGCCACCTTAGAGCAGATGGCAACCCTTGCTGTATTAATGACAATAGTCCCTAGTATGGGTGGGATTGCAGGGAATCAAACACTTGCATTGGTTATTCGCGGACTGGCGGTTGGTCATATAGGCAAAACAAATGCCCGTTGGTTAATTGGCAAAGAAGCCGCAATCGGCTTAATTAATGGTATGATTTGGGCGACCTTAGTCGCGACTGCGGTAACCCTGTGGAAGGGCGATATCACTGTTGGTTACATTATTGCCGGGGCGATGTTTATCAATTTATCTGTGGCTGGCATTGCAGGTGTCACTATACCGCTGATTATGCATAAATATAAAATTGATCCCGCTCTCGCTGGTGGAATGGCCCTCACCACCCTGACCGATGTGATTGGCCTGTTTTCGTTCTTGGGTATGGCAACCTTAGTCTTAAAAGTATAA
- a CDS encoding HPr family phosphocarrier protein has product MSTITQTITIQNKLGLHTRATIKLVELVASFDATIIIKHQGKQADASSVLGLLVLETCYGQEIEILAEGSEAERAMLAVTRLIENKFLEENE; this is encoded by the coding sequence ATGAGCACCATCACACAAACTATTACCATCCAAAATAAATTAGGCTTGCATACACGCGCTACAATCAAACTTGTTGAGTTAGTTGCGTCTTTTGATGCTACTATCATAATCAAACATCAAGGCAAACAAGCCGATGCCAGTAGTGTCCTTGGGTTGTTAGTATTAGAGACTTGTTATGGTCAAGAAATTGAAATACTAGCAGAAGGAAGTGAAGCGGAGCGGGCCATGCTTGCTGTTACCAGACTGATAGAAAATAAGTTTTTAGAAGAAAATGAATAA
- a CDS encoding RNA polymerase factor sigma-54: MKQGLHLKMGQQLAMTPQLQQAIKLLQLSTLDLQQEIQNILDSNPLLEQEDNNGTQEVIAKQDSSQIDTSEAITQQEFSNDLPAENNWEESYSEYSSSSTTSPSSSSSYEGEDSIYQGESSTSLQDHLIWQMQLTPFSDTDLVIAAALIDSIDESGYLTASCESILESLITEADDIELDEVLVVLKRIQHFDPIGVAARSTQECLQIQLRHLPEQTPWRSEALTILAHHMDLLGNRDYRTLARKSKLKEFELAEVLHLIQTLEPRPGNQIENSQPQYIVPDVYVKKIAGQWRVSLHPDSDAKLSINQTYANLCKGNISKADSQFIKGHLQEARWFIKSLESRNETLLKVSHCIVRQQQAFFEYGEESMKPMVLNDVALEVDMHESTISRVTTQKFMHTSRGIFELKFFFSSHVATESGGECSSTAIKALIKKLISAEVSSKPLSDNKIALLLEHQGIKVARRTITKYRELLGISSSSQRKMLL; the protein is encoded by the coding sequence ATAAAACAAGGTTTGCATTTAAAGATGGGGCAGCAACTTGCAATGACCCCACAATTGCAGCAAGCAATCAAATTGCTACAACTCTCTACACTGGATTTACAGCAGGAAATTCAGAATATTCTCGACTCAAACCCGCTATTAGAACAAGAAGATAACAACGGTACGCAGGAAGTCATCGCAAAGCAGGATAGCAGTCAGATTGATACTTCTGAAGCAATAACCCAGCAAGAGTTCTCTAATGATTTACCCGCTGAAAATAACTGGGAAGAATCTTATTCTGAATATTCAAGCAGCTCCACAACTTCTCCCTCATCCTCTTCAAGTTATGAAGGCGAGGACAGTATTTACCAGGGAGAATCTTCAACCTCTTTACAAGATCATTTAATTTGGCAAATGCAACTGACCCCATTTTCCGATACGGATCTTGTCATAGCCGCTGCCCTCATTGACTCGATAGATGAGTCTGGCTATTTAACCGCGAGTTGTGAATCAATTTTGGAAAGCTTAATCACTGAAGCTGATGATATTGAATTAGATGAAGTACTGGTTGTCCTAAAACGCATTCAACATTTTGATCCAATCGGTGTTGCTGCTCGTTCAACTCAGGAGTGTTTACAAATCCAACTGCGACATCTACCGGAACAAACACCATGGCGCAGTGAAGCGTTAACAATACTTGCTCATCACATGGATTTACTGGGTAACCGGGATTACCGTACTCTGGCAAGAAAAAGTAAATTAAAAGAGTTTGAATTAGCAGAGGTATTGCATTTAATTCAAACGCTTGAACCCAGACCTGGAAACCAAATCGAAAATAGCCAACCCCAATATATTGTGCCCGATGTTTATGTCAAAAAAATTGCAGGTCAATGGCGTGTATCGCTCCACCCAGATTCAGATGCTAAGCTTTCCATAAATCAAACATATGCAAATTTATGTAAAGGTAATATTAGTAAAGCTGATTCTCAGTTTATTAAAGGTCATTTACAAGAAGCAAGATGGTTTATTAAAAGCCTGGAAAGCCGTAACGAAACCTTATTAAAAGTCTCTCATTGTATTGTGCGCCAACAACAAGCATTCTTCGAATATGGGGAAGAATCAATGAAACCCATGGTGCTTAATGATGTTGCGTTAGAGGTAGATATGCATGAATCGACCATTTCCCGGGTCACGACACAAAAATTCATGCATACCTCAAGAGGTATTTTTGAATTGAAGTTTTTCTTTTCCAGCCATGTTGCGACAGAAAGTGGAGGAGAATGCTCCTCAACGGCAATTAAGGCATTAATCAAAAAATTAATCTCTGCAGAGGTCAGCAGCAAACCTTTAAGTGATAATAAAATAGCACTGTTACTTGAACACCAGGGTATTAAAGTGGCGCGCCGTACTATCACAAAATATCGGGAATTATTGGGGATTTCATCATCAAGCCAACGAAAAATGCTGCTCTGA
- a CDS encoding PTS sugar transporter subunit IIA, which translates to MNISSLLNKESVFAKTACTSKKCALEKISHIAGEKLNIDPQILFNRLIAREKIGSTGVGTGIAIPHVKIDSALPATAVFIQCESAIDYDAYDGNKVDILFAIFVPEDRCKQYLSALSEISQKLLDKQFLRRLRNAKNNEMLCLLLEIK; encoded by the coding sequence ATGAATATTTCAAGCTTATTAAATAAAGAATCTGTTTTTGCCAAAACTGCTTGTACAAGCAAAAAATGCGCATTAGAAAAAATTAGCCATATTGCGGGTGAAAAATTAAATATAGATCCGCAAATATTATTTAATCGTTTAATTGCGCGTGAAAAAATCGGCTCTACGGGTGTTGGAACGGGTATTGCGATTCCACACGTAAAAATAGATAGCGCTTTACCCGCTACAGCTGTTTTTATACAATGTGAATCAGCAATAGATTACGATGCATACGATGGTAATAAAGTTGACATACTCTTTGCCATTTTTGTACCGGAAGATCGTTGTAAACAGTATTTGTCTGCTCTTTCTGAAATCAGTCAAAAACTATTGGATAAACAATTTTTACGTCGACTAAGAAATGCGAAAAATAACGAAATGTTATGTCTGTTGCTAGAAATTAAATAA
- a CDS encoding winged helix-turn-helix domain-containing protein, protein MLEKNLVVGEFLIDTSQNSLIHTNRKVYLGPLRTSLLHFLCKNVNKVVTREDLAQHVWGRLVTDHTINQHISQLRKSIGTLVLHGLNISTIPKRGYIARMDGIGLSENQVAPMARAEGNAHSVKNMKVLVVETETSERNLLIEQLNTLQVSYVECVATSLDAERSVALQDFDLIIVDSLLVDNTGIKLIKDVRTGKTSAAADISILTSHFDVQRELLGLNSLLDIQGLLLKPFDSQRLKQMLMVANKANVILKPQAAYELVPTDVLSDFVQPKVAVND, encoded by the coding sequence ATGTTAGAAAAAAATTTAGTAGTTGGTGAGTTTCTTATCGACACAAGTCAAAACAGCTTAATCCACACAAACCGAAAAGTTTACCTCGGTCCTTTGCGTACATCTCTTTTGCATTTTTTGTGTAAAAATGTGAATAAAGTGGTCACTCGAGAAGATCTTGCCCAACATGTATGGGGTAGATTAGTGACGGATCATACAATTAACCAGCATATCTCTCAACTGCGTAAAAGTATCGGTACCTTAGTCCTGCACGGATTAAATATTTCGACTATTCCCAAGCGTGGTTATATTGCGCGTATGGATGGTATTGGCCTTTCAGAAAATCAGGTTGCTCCCATGGCAAGAGCCGAAGGGAATGCACATTCTGTTAAAAACATGAAAGTATTGGTTGTTGAGACCGAAACCTCTGAGCGAAATCTGTTAATTGAGCAATTAAACACACTACAAGTGTCTTATGTAGAGTGTGTTGCAACAAGTCTTGATGCAGAGCGTTCTGTTGCACTTCAAGATTTTGATTTGATTATTGTGGACTCTCTACTTGTCGATAATACGGGCATCAAGTTAATCAAAGATGTTCGTACAGGAAAAACCTCTGCTGCTGCTGATATCAGTATTTTAACCTCTCACTTTGATGTCCAACGTGAATTGTTAGGGTTAAATAGTTTGTTAGACATTCAGGGCTTATTGCTTAAACCATTCGACAGTCAGCGTTTAAAACAGATGTTAATGGTTGCTAATAAAGCCAATGTTATTTTAAAACCTCAAGCTGCTTATGAACTTGTACCAACCGATGTACTAAGCGATTTTGTTCAACCTAAGGTTGCGGTTAACGATTAA
- a CDS encoding YacL family protein, with translation MEFEFRKDFFSDQATVKLSMDHEAFATWLEQEGQSIPWVEALLVNISAVQKRVVTDFKLVGSEFSLLLNNDEAQVINHSLLNDFDEVDLEGDLSFYDLEIEASCGFDDFKNFIESWSEFLHSQ, from the coding sequence ATGGAATTTGAATTTAGAAAAGATTTTTTTAGTGACCAGGCGACTGTAAAGTTATCGATGGATCATGAAGCTTTTGCCACTTGGTTAGAGCAGGAGGGGCAGTCTATCCCTTGGGTCGAAGCGCTGTTAGTTAATATTTCAGCGGTGCAAAAGCGCGTGGTGACTGATTTTAAATTAGTCGGCAGCGAGTTTTCGTTGTTACTCAATAATGACGAAGCTCAAGTTATTAATCATAGTTTGTTAAATGATTTTGATGAGGTTGATTTAGAAGGAGACTTATCATTTTATGACTTGGAGATTGAAGCATCCTGTGGATTCGATGATTTTAAGAACTTCATCGAATCATGGTCAGAATTTTTACACAGCCAATAA